From the Penicillium oxalicum strain HP7-1 chromosome V, whole genome shotgun sequence genome, one window contains:
- a CDS encoding 26S proteasome regulatory subunit rpn-8: MANCQLYAKAPIGSKLGNVTKFSLRQKFVLQLDETLGRPTIPRYHLHKPLSTSHRAVPWLRQCGTCWKLSEHHRSCFPQSWSEQQLSTLPEASISISLTLCPHPWSTFGEIPTHSLDPLTLLITSSLPSPCRPQRRTRYPSSTAPSRLTVLSRPFSHVADTSTAKGTRKRVVGVLLGENSGDNVRVSNSFAVPFEEDEKDPSVWFLDHNFVESMRDMFKKINAREKLVGWYHSGPKLRASDLEINELFKKYTPNPLLVIVDVQPKEVGVPTDAYFAVDEIKDDGTTTSRTFVHTPSIIEAEEAEEIGVEHLLRDIRDVAVGTLSTRITSQLQSLQGLHLRLRDIGQYLQKVLDHELPVNHAILGNLQDVFNLLPNLSTPSNTQRISGQEPASENSELARAMSVKTNDQLMAIYISSLIRAITAFHDLIENKIQNRQQQEENDSKREQEANAAKGDKEGKESKKENSPSGGESKEEQDTSDKSKKKS; encoded by the exons ATGGCCAATTGTCAGTTGTATGCAAAAGCTCCAATCGGCTCAAAACTGGGAAATGTGACCAAATTCAGCCTGAGGCAGAAATTCGTCTTGCAGTTGGACGAGACTCTCGGGCGTCCGACCATCCCCAGGTACCACTTACATAAGCCACTATCCACCAGCCACCGGGCGGTCCCGTGGCTCAGGCAGTGTGGCACATGCTGGAAGCTCTCCGAGCATCATCGTTCTTGTTTCCCCCAAAGCTGGAGTGAGCAGCAACTGTCAACCCTACCTGAAGCTTCAATCTCCATCAGCTTGACCCTCTGTCCTCACCCTTGGAGTACTTTTGGTGAAATTCCCACGCATTCACTGGACCCTCTCACTCTCCTCATCACCTCGTCGCTTCCATCACCATGCCGGCCACAACGGCGGACACGCTATCCCTCGTCAACCGCTCCGTCACGGTTGACAGTCCTCTCACGTCCGTTCTCTCACGTCGCGGACACTAGCACAGCCAAGGGCACTCGGAAACGTGTTGTTGGTGTATTGCTGGGTGAGAACTCGGGCGACAATGTGCGAGTGTCCAATAGTTTCGCAG TACCCtttgaggaggatgagaaggaccCGTCGGTCTGGTTCTTGGATCACAACTTTGTCGAGTCGATGAGGGATAtgttcaagaagatcaatgcTCGAGAGAAGCTGGTTGGCTGGTATCACTCTGGTCCGAAGCTGCGCGCTTCTGACCTGGAGATTAACGAACTCTTCAAGAAATATACCCCCAACCCATTGTTGGTGATTGTCGACGTACAGCCCAAGGAGGTCGGCGTACCAACAGATGCTTACTTTGCCGTGGACGAGATTAAGGAT GACGGAACCACCACCTCAAGAACCTTTGTCCACACCCCATCGATAATTGAGGCGGAAGAAGCCGAAGAGATTGGTGTGGAACATTTGCTCCGAGACATCAGAGACGTTGCCGTCGGGACACTTTCCACTCGCATCACTTCACAGCTGCAGTCCTTGCAGGGACTGCACCTCCGACTGCGCGATATCGGCCAATATCTCCAAAAGGTCCTCGACCACGAACTGCCCGTCAACCACGCCATTTTGGGTAATCTCCAGGATGTCTTCAACCTCCTCCCCAACCTGTCCACTCCATCCAACACACAACGGATCAGTGGGCAGGAACCTGCGTCCGAGAACAGCGAACTGGCGCGGGCGATGAGCGTCAAGACCAACGACCAGCTGATGGCCATCTACATCAGCAGTCTAATCCGCGCCATCACCGCCTTCCATGATCTGATTGAGAACAAGATCCAGAACCGCCAACAGCAAGAGGAGAATGACTCGAAGCGCGAGCAGGAGGCCAACGCTGCCAAGGGTGACAAGGAGGGCAAGGaaagcaagaaggagaatagTCCTTCGGGTGGCGAAtccaaggaggagcaggatACCTCggacaagagcaagaagaagagctAA
- a CDS encoding adenylate kinase → MAPITDDVVSGLKDTIGKLEARVVELESRLTGSSSSKPMSMSEQIRVILMGPPGAGKGTQAPNIKDKYCACHLATGDMLRSQVAKKTELGKEAKKIMDQGGLVSDEIMVNMIKSELDNNTECKNGFILDGFPRTVAQAERLDEMLAARKLPLQHAIELQIDDALLVARITGRLVHPASGRSYHKIFNPPKKDMVDDVTGEPLIQRSDDNADTLGKRLSTYHAQTAPVCAYYKKTGIWRGIDASQEPGQVWKSILGVFNKTQ, encoded by the exons ATGGCACCAATTACCGACGACGTTGTTTCCGGTCTGAAGGACACCATCGGCAAGCTGGAGGCTCGTGTGGTCGAGCTGGAGAGCCGCTTGaccggcagcagcagcagcaagccCATGTCTATGTCTGAGCAGATCCGTGTCATTCTGATGGGTCCACCTGGTGCTG GCAAGGGTACCCAGGCCCCCAACATCAAGGACAAGTACTGCGCATGCCACTTG GCCACGGGAGACATGCTGCGCTCGCAGGTCGCAAAGAAGACTGAGCTCGGCAaggaggccaagaagatcatggacCAGGGTGGTCTGGTCAGCGACGAGATCATGGTCAACATGATCAAGAGCGAGTTGGACAACAACACCGAGTGCAAGAACGG TTTCATTCTGGACGGTTTCCCCCGTACCGTTGCCCAGGCTGAGCGTCTGGACGAGATGCTGGCCGCGCGCAAGCTTCCTCTCCAGCACGCCATTGAGCTGCAGATCGACGATGCTCTGCTCGTGGCGCGTATCACTGGCCGCCTGGTGCACCCTGCGTCGGGCCGCTCGTACCACAAGATCTTCAACCCCCCCAAGAAGGACATGGTGGACGATGTCACCGGCGAGCCTCTGATCCAGCGATCCGACGACAACGCCGACACCCTCGGCAAGCGTCTTTCCACCTACCACGCCCAGACCGCCCCCGTCTGCGCCTACTACAAGAAGACTGGTATCTGGCGTGGTATTGATGCCAGCCAAGAGCCCGGTCAGGTTTGGAAGAGCATTCTCGGTGTCTTCAACAAGACCCAGTAA
- a CDS encoding D-xylose 1-dehydrogenase (NADP(+)), whose product MAYNVRWGIMATGWIAETFVRDLLKDPQTRDASDVAHQITAVASSSSVDKATQFIHANKIPSASCAAYGDYQSLVDDPNVDVVYVATPHSHHYQNVMLALTAGKHVLCEKAFTVNAAQTKILCETARKKGLFLMEAVWTRYFPLSIQVREMIQKGEIGEVLRTMADTSFGGDVEGKWGKTHRMVNPELAGGALLDLGIYSLTWVFQTLYHTLPRDQRKPPTVTSVMTPYHLTGADESTTIVLDFPTSTPSNSTPPRRSHGIAMTSIRVAADPDQRGSAGPVIRIQGTKGEIQVLGMPFRPTGYRVIPAADADGQAGEVREVQCPFPDGGHGMFWEADEVARCLRDGKLESEGLPWEESIVIMEVMDEVRRQGGLTYPAKIESTEYPLDL is encoded by the exons atggctTACAATGTTCGATGGGGTATCATGG CCACGGGCTGGATCGCAGAGA CCTTCGTCCGCGACCTCCTCAAGGACCCCCAAACCCGCGATGCCTCCGACGTCGCCCACCAGATCACCGCCGtcgcctcctcttcctccgtcgACAAAGCCACCCAATTCATCCACGCCAACAAGATCCCCAGCGCCTCCTGCGCCGCCTACGGTGACTACCAGTCCCTCGTGGATGACCCCAACGTCGACGTCGTCTACGTGGCCACGCCGCACTCGCACCACTATCAGAATGTGATGCTGGCCCTGACGGCTGGCAAACACGTGCTGTGTGAGAAGGCGTTCACGGTGAACGCGGCGCAGACCAAGATCCTGTGCGAGACGGCTCGGAAGAAGGGCCTGTTCTTGATGGAGGCCGTCTGGACGCGCTATTTCCCGCTGAGTATCCAGGTCCGTGAGATGATTCAGAAGGGGGAGATTGGGGAGGTGTTGCGGACCATGGCGGATACGAGTTTCGGTGGTGATGTGGAAGGAAAATGGGGCAAGACGCATCGGATGGTGAATCCCGAGTTGGCGGGGGGTGCCTTGTTGGATT TGGGCATTTACTCCCTCACCTGGGTCTTTCAAACCCTCTACCATACTCTTCCTCGTGACCAACGCAAGCCACCCACCGTCACCTCCGTCATGACTCCCTATCACCTCACCGGCGCCGACGAGTCGACCACCATCGTCCTCGACTTCCCCACCAGCACCCCGTCCAACTCGACCCCACCGCGCCGCTCTCACGGCATCGCCATGACCAGCATCCGCGTCGCGGCCGATCCGGATCAACGTGGCTCTGCCGGTCCCGTGATTCGTATCCAGGGCACCAAGGGCGAGATCCAAGTCCTGGGCATGCCGTTCCGTCCAACGGGGTACAGGGTGATTCCGGCGGCGGACGCGGACGGTCAAGCAGGAGAAGTGCGAGAGGTGCAGTGCCCGTTTCCCGACGGGGGACATGGGATGTTTTGGGAAGCGGATGAGGTGGCGAGGTGTTTGCGGGATGGCAAGTTGGAGAGCGAGGGATTGCCGTGGGAGGAGAGTATTGTGATTATGGAAGTGATGGATGAGGTGAGACGGCAGGGGGGATTGACGTATCCGGCAAAGATTGAGTCGACGGAGTATCCGTTGGATCtgtga